In Staphylococcus saccharolyticus, one genomic interval encodes:
- a CDS encoding alpha/beta fold hydrolase has translation MAMDLITNKDGTALHYSTMGEGYPVVFIHTAFDNYSLFNDIAQLLSKSFQVVLLDLRGHGYSDKPRDIEFHHFVDDIKFLLDSIYIDQAAMIGHEMGAMIAADMSIRYPGYVSSITLVNPTSIEGELPEERLFRKYAHKIRNWEDDKQEKFLDKRKYYKARKMNKFLKHVKDTNAISTKEEIQAVKDVFKSQGISDVFKHVKVPTSIIAGEHGERTTTLEAKEVADLIAHCEFEVYDQSSLYPFVEEQDNFVKEITKFIKYYSPHKRT, from the coding sequence ATGGCTATGGATTTAATTACTAATAAAGATGGAACAGCACTTCATTACAGTACCATGGGAGAAGGATATCCTGTTGTATTCATTCACACTGCATTTGATAATTATTCATTATTTAATGATATTGCGCAATTATTGTCTAAATCATTTCAAGTCGTTCTTCTTGATTTGAGAGGTCATGGTTATTCAGATAAACCGAGAGATATTGAATTTCATCATTTTGTAGATGATATAAAGTTTTTACTAGATTCTATTTACATTGATCAAGCGGCGATGATTGGCCATGAAATGGGAGCGATGATTGCAGCAGATATGTCTATAAGATATCCAGGTTATGTATCTTCAATTACTTTAGTTAACCCCACATCTATAGAAGGTGAGTTACCTGAAGAACGGCTATTTAGAAAGTATGCACATAAAATACGTAACTGGGAAGACGATAAACAAGAGAAATTTTTAGATAAGCGTAAATATTACAAGGCACGTAAGATGAATAAGTTTTTAAAACATGTGAAAGATACTAACGCCATTTCTACTAAAGAAGAAATTCAAGCTGTTAAAGATGTCTTTAAATCTCAAGGAATTTCAGATGTTTTTAAACATGTAAAAGTACCTACCTCAATCATTGCAGGTGAACATGGCGAACGGACAACAACATTAGAAGCGAAAGAAGTCGCTGATTTAATCGCACATTGTGAATTTGAGGTTTACGACCAATCAAGCCTATACCCATTCGTAGAAGAACAAGACAACTTCGTCAAAGAAATAACAAAATTTATTAAATATTATTCTCCACACAAAAGAACATAA
- a CDS encoding DUF1934 domain-containing protein: MDKNIKIQTRQVLKQNGEKQKFEFTIEGSWQQRRADFIRYEEYIEDAKVSITIKIEDSGVKLIRKGHINMNLHFVEGKETTALYEIPAGRISLTVKTLSIIHFVTQDGGKLKIHYELYQNEEKMGSYQYEINYKEISE, from the coding sequence TTGGATAAGAACATTAAGATTCAAACACGGCAAGTTTTGAAACAAAATGGAGAAAAACAAAAATTTGAATTTACTATAGAAGGTTCTTGGCAACAACGACGTGCTGATTTTATTCGTTACGAGGAATACATTGAAGATGCTAAAGTCAGTATTACAATTAAAATTGAAGATAGTGGTGTAAAGTTAATTCGTAAAGGCCACATCAATATGAATTTACATTTTGTTGAAGGTAAAGAAACAACAGCTTTATATGAAATACCTGCTGGACGTATTTCATTAACCGTCAAAACACTGAGCATTATACATTTTGTTACTCAAGATGGTGGGAAACTTAAAATTCATTATGAGTTATATCAAAATGAAGAAAAAATGGGTTCTTATCAATATGAAATAAACTACAAGGAGATAAGCGAATGA
- a CDS encoding DUF805 domain-containing protein has protein sequence MRNNKELYLEGKHLFHSYKLFWLNFFKLNGRSRRRDFWWPFLINSVIEILLSAVANIFENFNAHGELISTIIYDLVILILSIGTFTLSV, from the coding sequence TTGCGTAATAACAAAGAATTATATTTAGAAGGAAAGCATTTGTTTCACTCTTATAAATTATTTTGGCTGAATTTTTTCAAATTAAATGGACGTTCTAGACGTCGCGACTTTTGGTGGCCGTTTTTAATTAATTCAGTTATAGAAATTTTACTATCAGCTGTTGCAAACATTTTTGAAAATTTCAATGCGCACGGTGAATTGATATCAACAATAATATATGACTTAGTCATACTAATTCTTAGCATTGGGACTTTTACCTTATCGGTGTGA
- the sarA gene encoding global transcriptional regulator SarA: MAISKINDCFELLAMVTYADRLKSIIKKEFSISFEEFAVLTYISENKEDEYYLKDIINHLNYKQPQVVKAVKNLSQEDYFNKKRNEHDERTVLILVNAKQRKKIDELLKRVNKRIKEANDENEV, from the coding sequence ATGGCTATTTCAAAAATTAATGATTGCTTCGAATTATTAGCTATGGTCACTTATGCTGACAGATTAAAAAGTATTATTAAAAAGGAATTCTCAATTAGCTTTGAAGAATTTGCAGTATTAACTTATATTAGTGAAAATAAAGAGGATGAATATTATCTTAAAGATATTATTAACCACTTAAACTATAAACAACCACAAGTTGTTAAAGCTGTTAAAAATCTTTCTCAAGAAGATTACTTTAACAAAAAACGTAACGAACACGATGAAAGAACTGTTTTAATTTTAGTAAATGCTAAACAACGTAAGAAAATAGACGAATTACTTAAACGCGTTAACAAACGCATTAAAGAAGCTAACGACGAAAACGAAGTATAA
- a CDS encoding ABC transporter substrate-binding protein has translation MKTKLWIIVCALVLVLVACSQSSEHASNKKADSKKNDSDDSKYHRIISLMPSNTEILYCLGLGKDIIGVSTVDDYPKDVKKDKKQFDAMNLNKEKLLKAKPDLILAHESQKNSGGKDLKSLKKDGIKVVYVKDAQSINATYDTFKSIGKLTHREKQAQNLIDETKQNVDKVIHSVPKHHKKQKVFMEVSLKPDIYTAGKHTFFNDMLEKLDAQNSFSNVDGWKAVSKESVIKHNPDILISTEGKSKAEYIKMIKQRGGFDKINAVKNTRIETVNSDEISRPGPRIDEGLKDLRDAIYKK, from the coding sequence ATGAAAACTAAATTATGGATAATTGTCTGTGCGCTTGTATTAGTATTAGTTGCATGTAGTCAAAGTTCTGAGCATGCTTCTAATAAAAAAGCTGATTCGAAAAAAAATGATAGTGATGATTCCAAGTATCATAGAATTATTTCACTCATGCCGAGTAATACTGAAATTTTATATTGTTTAGGATTAGGTAAAGATATTATTGGTGTGTCAACTGTAGATGACTATCCTAAAGATGTAAAGAAAGATAAAAAACAATTTGATGCCATGAATTTAAATAAAGAGAAACTGTTGAAAGCAAAACCTGATTTGATTTTAGCACATGAGTCGCAAAAAAATTCTGGAGGTAAAGACTTAAAATCACTTAAAAAAGATGGTATCAAAGTGGTATATGTAAAAGATGCACAATCTATTAACGCGACGTATGACACATTTAAATCAATAGGAAAATTGACACATCGTGAGAAACAAGCACAGAATCTTATTGATGAAACAAAACAAAATGTAGATAAAGTCATTCATTCTGTACCTAAGCATCATAAAAAACAGAAGGTGTTTATGGAAGTATCTTTAAAACCAGATATATATACAGCAGGTAAGCATACTTTCTTCAATGATATGCTAGAAAAATTAGATGCTCAAAATAGTTTTTCTAACGTAGACGGTTGGAAGGCCGTAAGCAAGGAAAGTGTTATAAAACATAATCCGGATATACTTATTTCAACAGAAGGAAAATCAAAGGCTGAATATATTAAAATGATTAAGCAACGTGGTGGTTTTGATAAAATTAATGCGGTTAAGAATACACGAATCGAAACTGTCAATAGCGATGAAATCTCACGTCCAGGTCCTCGCATTGATGAGGGATTAAAAGATTTACGAGATGCTATTTATAAAAAGTAA
- a CDS encoding HlyD family secretion protein, which produces MNKKRLITYILIVVFILTTSTFSYLTYLKIKSDNDDVTTLKTIRTKPKILLSATGIQAPINSYTFYYNPSFGQLNRILVKNNDKVSIKKPIIEYYNFEKENRITNTKNALNYLSFNKSSTSHSQLNSYLLRSNLQFQMIQDQSSIKSTLVSPINGRISILNAYPSKANDKIVQIDSDERVIHANISESDVSLLKINQNISVTSSDHTQFIRKIKEITTIPNKIKNGISYYWEPTLKSLYYLMISRYLKQQSFNINMCLL; this is translated from the coding sequence ATGAATAAAAAGCGTCTTATCACTTATATACTAATTGTGGTTTTTATATTAACTACATCAACTTTTAGTTATCTGACCTATCTAAAAATTAAGTCTGATAATGATGATGTAACGACATTGAAAACAATTCGTACTAAACCTAAAATTCTTTTATCAGCAACAGGTATTCAAGCACCTATTAATAGCTATACATTTTATTACAATCCCTCTTTTGGACAACTTAACCGAATATTAGTAAAAAACAATGATAAAGTCTCTATTAAAAAACCCATTATAGAATATTATAATTTTGAAAAAGAAAACAGAATCACTAACACAAAAAACGCACTTAATTATCTTTCTTTCAATAAAAGTTCTACATCGCACTCTCAACTCAATTCATATTTATTACGCTCAAACCTTCAATTTCAAATGATTCAAGATCAATCTTCTATAAAATCTACGCTAGTTTCTCCTATAAATGGACGTATTTCAATTCTTAATGCCTATCCTTCTAAAGCTAACGATAAAATAGTGCAAATTGATAGCGATGAACGTGTTATTCATGCTAATATATCAGAATCTGATGTGAGTTTATTAAAAATTAATCAAAATATATCAGTAACTTCTAGTGACCATACTCAATTTATTAGAAAAATTAAAGAAATTACAACTATTCCAAATAAAATTAAAAATGGAATTTCATATTATTGGGAACCCACTTTAAAATCACTCTATTATCTAATGATATCGAGATACCTGAAACAGCAGTCATTCAACATCAATATGTGTTTGTTATAA
- a CDS encoding SA0570 family protein: MKKLMSSLLVLGLVITGVGVSHNVEAVTGNTMKTVQRLNHDDQSLENVKIGESMKSVLNKYHNPIYSYNLNGTEKYYEFRTNKGVLLITANGKKDRGHVIRVSMTYNVANGPSYKSVKRQLGNKAISRVHYNSVTGNFGYIQSGHTSYQFSSNSPNDKNMKLYRIDLAK; encoded by the coding sequence ATGAAAAAGCTAATGTCATCATTACTTGTTTTAGGATTAGTTATAACAGGAGTAGGCGTTAGTCATAATGTTGAAGCAGTGACTGGTAATACAATGAAAACAGTACAACGATTAAATCATGATGATCAATCATTAGAAAATGTTAAAATAGGCGAATCTATGAAAAGTGTTTTAAATAAATATCATAATCCGATTTATTCTTATAATCTTAATGGAACTGAAAAATATTATGAATTTAGAACAAATAAAGGTGTACTACTTATAACAGCGAATGGTAAAAAAGATAGAGGTCATGTGATTCGAGTCTCTATGACATATAACGTAGCGAATGGCCCTTCTTACAAATCTGTGAAACGTCAACTTGGAAATAAAGCTATTAGCCGTGTACACTATAATAGTGTGACAGGTAACTTTGGATACATTCAAAGTGGTCATACGAGCTACCAATTCAGTTCTAATTCACCTAACGATAAAAACATGAAATTATATCGTATAGATTTAGCTAAATAA
- a CDS encoding endonuclease III domain-containing protein has protein sequence MLSTEELYQILFKYMGPQHWWPAENAIEMMLGVILVQNTNWKNAHMALMNLKAQTNYDVQKILNMPLDELQQTIRSSGFYKNKGKAIHTLMSWLNNHHFDCEAIVQHYGKNLRKELLKIRGIGSETADVLLVYIFRGIEFIPDSYARRIFAKLGYQHTETYDQFKREIELPESFSNQDANEFHALLDTFGKNYFNGKDEHRHTFLDAYFEN, from the coding sequence ATGCTTTCGACAGAGGAGTTATATCAAATACTTTTTAAATATATGGGACCACAACATTGGTGGCCGGCAGAGAACGCTATTGAAATGATGCTTGGTGTGATTCTTGTTCAAAATACGAATTGGAAGAATGCACATATGGCATTGATGAATTTGAAAGCGCAGACGAATTATGATGTACAAAAAATCTTAAATATGCCTTTAGATGAATTGCAACAAACGATTCGCTCAAGTGGTTTCTATAAAAATAAAGGTAAAGCAATCCATACTTTAATGTCATGGTTGAACAATCATCATTTTGATTGCGAAGCAATTGTACAACATTATGGTAAAAATTTAAGAAAAGAATTACTTAAAATTCGAGGTATCGGTAGTGAAACGGCAGATGTTTTACTTGTTTATATTTTTAGAGGTATAGAATTTATTCCTGATAGTTATGCACGTCGTATTTTTGCTAAGTTAGGCTATCAACATACTGAAACCTATGATCAATTTAAAAGAGAAATTGAATTACCAGAGTCATTTTCTAATCAAGATGCTAATGAATTTCATGCTTTATTAGATACCTTTGGTAAAAATTATTTCAATGGTAAGGATGAACATCGCCATACATTTTTAGATGCATATTTTGAAAATTAA
- a CDS encoding HAD family hydrolase — protein MDLTHIKAIVFDLEGTLLDRVKSREKFIEEQYERFRDYFIHVQLADYKNKFIELDDDEDNDKPDLYKQIIEQFHIDRLTWKDLFNDFEMHFYRYVFPYYDTLYTLEKLSSHHYLIGVIANGKSKIKQFRLHSLGIIHVINYLTTSETVGYRKPHPQIFEDMIEQLGVEPSEVMYVGDDALNDVAPARAMGMVSVWYKQDDAELEPLENEVDYTISTIEELLKILPEKFETEGEEERNGYGFNY, from the coding sequence ATGGATTTAACTCATATTAAGGCTATAGTCTTCGATTTAGAAGGAACATTATTAGATAGAGTAAAGTCGCGTGAGAAATTTATTGAAGAACAATACGAACGCTTTCGCGACTACTTTATTCATGTACAATTAGCTGATTACAAAAATAAATTTATCGAATTAGATGATGATGAAGATAATGATAAACCAGATTTATACAAACAAATCATTGAACAGTTTCATATTGATCGGCTAACGTGGAAAGATTTATTTAATGATTTTGAGATGCACTTTTATCGTTATGTTTTTCCATATTACGATACATTATATACTTTAGAAAAGTTATCGAGTCACCATTATTTAATAGGTGTTATCGCTAATGGTAAATCAAAAATAAAGCAATTTAGATTACATTCACTAGGAATTATACATGTCATTAATTATTTAACTACATCTGAAACAGTAGGTTATCGTAAACCACATCCCCAAATATTTGAAGACATGATTGAACAGTTAGGTGTTGAACCTTCTGAGGTGATGTATGTAGGCGATGATGCACTCAATGATGTTGCTCCTGCACGTGCAATGGGTATGGTAAGTGTATGGTATAAACAAGACGATGCAGAATTAGAACCTCTTGAAAATGAAGTCGATTATACTATTTCAACGATTGAGGAATTATTAAAAATTTTACCTGAAAAGTTTGAAACAGAAGGAGAAGAAGAACGAAATGGCTATGGATTTAATTACTAA
- the argS gene encoding arginine--tRNA ligase, translated as MNIIDQVKQTLIEEIKASINKANLAEDTPEIKIEIPKDTKNGDYSSNIAMVLTKIAKRNPREIAQAIVDHLDTSKPHVKQVDIAGPGFINFYLNNQYLTDIIPEAIKKGNRFGYADESKNTNILLEYVSANPTGDLHIGHARNAAVGDSLANILIAAGYNVTREYYINDAGNQITNLARSIETRFFEALGDVSHEMPEDGYNGKDIIEIGKDLSDKHPEIKDYSDEERLKTFRQLGVDYEMDKLKKDLADFNVHFDNWFSETSLYENGAIKTTLAKMKELGYTYEADGATWLRTSDFKDDKDRVLIKKDGNYTYFTPDTAYHYNKINRGNDILIDLMGADHHGYINRLKASLETFGVNSDRLEIQIMQMVRLMQNGEEVKMSKRTGNAITLREIMDEVGIDAARYFLTMRSPDSHFDFDLELAKEQSQDNPIYYAQYAHARICSILKQAKEQGVEITTDADFSTITNEKAIELLKKVAEFETTIESAAEHRAPHRLTNYIQDLASAFHKFYNAEKVLTDDAEKTKAHVAMIEAVRITLHNALTLVGVTAPESM; from the coding sequence ATGAATATTATCGATCAAGTTAAACAGACATTAATAGAAGAAATTAAAGCTAGTATTAACAAAGCTAATCTTGCTGAGGATACTCCCGAAATTAAAATTGAAATTCCGAAAGATACAAAAAACGGAGATTATTCTTCAAATATTGCAATGGTTTTAACTAAAATTGCTAAACGTAATCCTCGTGAAATAGCACAAGCAATTGTAGATCATTTAGATACAAGTAAACCCCATGTTAAACAAGTTGATATCGCTGGACCTGGCTTTATTAATTTTTATTTAAATAATCAGTATTTAACAGATATTATCCCTGAAGCTATTAAAAAAGGTAATCGATTTGGATATGCAGACGAGTCTAAGAACACAAATATTTTATTAGAATACGTGTCTGCAAACCCAACAGGAGATTTACATATAGGTCATGCTAGAAATGCTGCTGTCGGCGATTCTTTAGCAAATATTTTAATTGCTGCTGGTTATAATGTGACACGTGAGTATTATATCAATGATGCTGGAAACCAAATTACTAATTTAGCTCGCTCAATAGAAACACGTTTCTTTGAAGCTTTAGGTGATGTTAGCCATGAAATGCCTGAAGATGGCTATAATGGTAAAGACATTATTGAAATTGGTAAAGATTTATCTGACAAACACCCAGAAATTAAAGATTACTCTGATGAAGAACGCCTAAAAACTTTTAGACAATTAGGTGTTGATTACGAAATGGATAAATTAAAAAAAGATTTAGCCGATTTCAATGTTCATTTTGATAATTGGTTTAGCGAGACTTCTTTATATGAAAATGGCGCAATCAAAACTACGTTAGCTAAAATGAAAGAATTGGGTTACACATATGAAGCGGATGGAGCTACTTGGTTACGTACGAGTGATTTCAAAGATGATAAAGACCGTGTGTTAATTAAGAAGGATGGTAACTACACTTATTTCACTCCTGATACTGCGTATCATTACAACAAAATTAATCGTGGAAATGATATTTTGATTGATTTGATGGGTGCGGATCATCATGGTTATATCAACCGTCTCAAAGCCAGTCTTGAAACATTTGGTGTAAATAGTGATCGACTTGAAATTCAAATCATGCAAATGGTTCGTTTAATGCAAAATGGTGAAGAAGTTAAAATGAGTAAACGTACAGGTAATGCAATTACGTTACGTGAAATTATGGATGAAGTAGGTATTGATGCTGCTCGTTATTTCTTAACAATGCGTAGTCCAGATTCTCATTTCGATTTTGACCTTGAACTTGCAAAAGAACAATCTCAAGACAACCCAATATACTATGCTCAATACGCACATGCGCGTATTTGCTCTATATTAAAACAAGCTAAAGAACAAGGAGTAGAAATCACGACGGATGCAGATTTCAGTACAATTACTAACGAGAAAGCAATCGAATTGTTGAAGAAAGTTGCTGAATTTGAAACGACAATTGAGAGTGCAGCTGAACATCGTGCGCCGCATCGTTTAACTAATTATATTCAAGATTTAGCATCAGCTTTCCATAAATTCTATAATGCAGAAAAGGTGCTTACAGACGATGCTGAAAAAACAAAAGCTCATGTTGCTATGATAGAAGCGGTACGTATTACGTTGCACAATGCATTAACCTTAGTAGGTGTTACTGCGCCTGAGTCTATGTAA